From a region of the Impatiens glandulifera chromosome 4, dImpGla2.1, whole genome shotgun sequence genome:
- the LOC124936026 gene encoding LOW QUALITY PROTEIN: cytochrome P450 78A5-like (The sequence of the model RefSeq protein was modified relative to this genomic sequence to represent the inferred CDS: deleted 1 base in 1 codon): MAFSIGFTRFIISSEPETAKEILSSSAFADRPVKESAYELLFHRAMGFAPFGEYWRNLRRISATYLFSPRRINAAGEFRAEAGLKMVNQVKSSMAVDGRVGIKSILHFGSLNNVMMTVFGKSYEFDQNRAESAQLESLVSEGYELLGIFNWSDHFPLLGWMDLQGVRKRCKALVDRVNVFVGKIIDDHKMKRMNDDGAVTDVESSGDFVDVLLDLENENKLSDSDMIAVLWEMIFRGTDTVAILLEWILARMVLHPDIQSKAQAEIDALNRPITDQDIQNLPYLQAIVKETLRMHPPGPLLSWARLAIHDTKLAGGHFIPAGTTAMVNMWAITHDEKVWADPPVFRPERFVEEEVSIMGSDLRLAPFGAGRRVCPGKALGLATVQLWLGQMLQNFKWMPVEDEAVDLSEVLKLSMEMEHPLVCKAVVRA; encoded by the exons ATGGCGTTTTCTATCGGTTTCACCCGTTTTATTATCTCGTCGGAACCCGAAACGGCGAAAGAAATCCTGAGTAGCTCCGCCTTCGCCGACCGTCCGGTGAAAGAATCTGCTTACGAGCTTCTTTTTCACCGGGCGATGGGGTTCGCTCCGTTCGGTGAGTACTGGAGAAATCTGAGAAGGATTTCGGCCACTTATCTGTTCAGTCCCAGACGTATCAACGCTGCGGGTGAGTTCCGCGCTGAGGCTGGGCTTAAGATGGTTAATCAGGTGAAGAGTTCCATGGCTGTAGATGGTCGTGTTGGAATCAAAAGCATCTTGCATTTCGGATCGTTAAACAATGTGATGATGACCGTGTTTGGGAAATCTTACGAGTTTGATCAAAACAGAGCCGAGTCTGCTCAGCTTGAAAGCCTTGTTAGCGAAGGTTATGAACTGTTGGGTATCTTTAACTGGAGCGATCATTTCCCACTTCTGGGTTGGATGGATCTTCAAGGTGTGAGGAAGAGATGCAAGGCTTTGGTTGACAGGGTCAATGTTTTTGTTGGTAAGATCATTGATGATCACAAGATGAAGCGTATGAATGATGACGGTGCTGTAACCGACGTCGAAAGCTCCGGCGATTTCGTTGATGTTTTGCTTGATTTGGAGAATGAGAACAAGCTTAGTGACTCTGACATGATTGCTGTTCTTTGG gaAATGATTTTCAGAGGAACAGACACAGTTGCCATTCTCCTTGAATGGATTCTCGCAAGAATGGTCCTTCACCCCGACATACAATCCAAAGCTCAGGCCGAAATCGACGCCCTAAACCGACCGATAACCGACCAGGACATCCAAAACCTACCATACCTCCAGGCTATTGTCAAAGAGACACTCAGGATGCATCCTCCGGGTCCTCTGCTCTCATGGGCAAGGCTGGCAATTCACGACACCAAACTCGCCGGCGGTCACTTTATCCCTGCCGGAACTACTGCCATGGTCAACATGTGGGCCATAACCCACGACGAGAAGGTGTGGGCTGAC CCGCCTGTGTTCAGGCCCGAGAGGTTTGTTGAGGAGGAAGTTAGCATCATGGGTTCTGATCTAAGGTTGGCTCCCTTCGGCGCCGGAAGGAGGGTTTGTCCCGGGAAAGCCTTGGGTTTGGCAACTGTTCAACTATGGCTTGGACAGATGCTTCAGAACTTCAAATGGATGCCTGTCGAGGATGAAGCTGTTGATTTGTCTGAGGTTCTTAAGCTTTCAATGGAGATGGAACACCCTCTGGTTTGCAAGGCCGTTGTTAGGGCTTAG